A genomic segment from Eubalaena glacialis isolate mEubGla1 chromosome 16, mEubGla1.1.hap2.+ XY, whole genome shotgun sequence encodes:
- the LPAR6 gene encoding lysophosphatidic acid receptor 6 codes for MVSNNSSHCVYDDSFKYTLYGCMFSMVFVLGLISNCVAIYIFICTLKVRNETTTYMINLAMSDLLFVFTLPFRIFYFATRNWPFGDLLCKISVMLFYTNMYGSILFLTCISADRFLAIVYPFKSKTLRTKRNAKIVCIAVWLTVMGGSAPAVFFQSTHSQGNNTSEACFENFPEATWKTYLSRIVIFIEIVGFFIPLILNVTCSSMVLRTLNKPLTLSRSKINKTKVLRMIFVHLVIFCFCFVPYNINLILYSLMRTQTFVNCSAATAVRTMYPITLCIAVLNCCFDPIVYYFTSDTIQNSIKMKNWSTRRSDSRFSEVQGTENFIQHNLQTLKNKIFDNESTI; via the coding sequence TTGGGTTAATATCCAATTGTGTTGCCATATACATTTTCATCTGCACTCTCAAAGTGCGAAATGAAACAACAACATATATGATTAACTTGGCAATGTCAGACTTGCTTTTCGTTTTTACTTTACCCTTCAGGATATTTTACTTTGCAACACGGAATTGGCCATTTGGAGATTTACTTTGTAAAATTTCAGTGATGCTGTTTTATACCAACATGTACGGAAGCATTCTGTTCTTAACCTGTATTAGTGCCGACCGATTTCTGGCAATCGTCTACCCGTTTAAGTCAAAGACTCTAAGAACCAAACGAAATGCAAAAATCGTTTGCATTGCTGTATGGTTAACTGTGATGGGAGGAAGTGCACCAGCAGTTTTTTTTCAGTCTACCCACTCTCAGGGTAACAATACCTCAGAAGCCTGCTTTGAAAATTTCCCAGAAGCCACATGGAAAACATATCTCTCAAGGATTGTAATTTTCATCGAAATAGTGGGATTTTTTATTCCTCTAATTTTAAACGTAACTTGTTCTAGTATGGTGCTAAGAACTTTAAATAAACCTCTTACATTAAgtagaagcaaaataaacaaaactaaggttttaagaatgatttttgtacatttggtcatattctgtttctgtttcgtgcCTTACAACATCAACcttattttatattctcttaTGAGAACACAGACGTTTGTTAATTGCTCAGCAGCAACAGCGGTAAGGACCATGTACCCAATCACTCTCTGCATTGCTGTTTTAAACTGTTGCTTTGACCCTATAGTTTACTACTTCACGTCAGACACGATTCAgaattcaataaaaatgaaaaactggtcTACCAGGAGAAGTGACTCCAGATTCTCTGAAGTTCAAGGCACAGAGAACTTTATTCAACATAACCTACAGaccttaaaaaataagatatttgacAACGAGTCTACAATATAA